Proteins from one Doryrhamphus excisus isolate RoL2022-K1 chromosome 19, RoL_Dexc_1.0, whole genome shotgun sequence genomic window:
- the nhsl1b gene encoding NHS-like protein 1 isoform X2, with amino-acid sequence MPFPKRSIEPRRVSRLPARGGRTPVDDSPSRRKVKKIVLFSSLDEVSCHTLTNIIHQLSDLSRLASDIFLGIEMEAGMVFRRSCRIQGRLHMLQSQVRKLDPKKVQIPVSNLDEESKWTVHYTAPWHQQENVFLPGSRPPCVEDLHRQAKVNLKSALRECDKLRKDGFRSSQYYSQGPTFSDPLQSNSSLQDEEDEDDKKSIASSPDDDQSQLSMRSQTPLAESEKGDSPEVDGQGVVWAKPAPLPTPEERMRQTAQSVPTDIVAINVTGAVFDRQASIRRSLINTDTVSRRPKKVKRRKTISGLPDNLNLELAKGRGGELRPHSMFIPGQYSTLGRVGSVNSTLRRSQTRDSSCQTEEAKVVPPSMRRIRAQRGQGIAAQLAGISASSSTGSISISSSDSSGILMLSHQHNGDPSRFHSLPRQGARVSLSADPIYSSTPIKSEEQNTLQRQIGKLQADDTVVHMRNVPRTGTLPRPKSQEVRRTRSSDWGGGQACVVSPHAAYSTSFIPNATLPSSSEVITVNTGQHSHSPSSAYPTARRLGLASSTDSLTSSPAGFTHSATCPALATSTPVHTSLEGSRGAAAPAKESGLSDNSLHSHSTLAPTPPSCQTDEQWIYDAPENVVAPHHTLTSSSSTPINQLYNSLEVSSRTTTDSSSLYSQDNDGYYTSMHLDSGLRSRSHGSGHAAGAGRATRHSMYECREMSNQDEYGSFYSDRSLARSISLRKSKKPPLPPARTDSLKRRPGPKKPLGGVSAISGNGEPNNAMLNETLIATLQQSLQMGLRPGKGKGASPSSPSHSPSSDYDDPWVLRPRSQSSISAGSSATSLATSANGMGVSNAYSLCHVTPAHSDTSSLRSDYADSWGYYMEYPRNHGDQSAQTPVAHTDNMATRPPPGEVRNGTEIDGTHQEQDAPGQQERVEVKPKTSPERVHRLTSPSSGYSSQSNTPTAGTPVPSGIRSMSPSGSRPKPKVPERKSSLISSISMSSSSTSLSSNTSDSLKSCGHPAPPPVPVTSSSAPNTPLSPPPPFPPPLPPNMNVRSPASPPPPASTLLHTPQAQTQTPPLGCAISPDFPPPPSPETLIHPSVSLNGSLSPPPPPPAPMSLTGPPPPPPLPAVVSFSSTPSAVKKAPKATVPNSPTKSPMPLITPFALQSVQLRSVRRLEEADIDQERSKAQEEGIDNPDKSHSLVLMNSCDLSPSPVSNLMEKLSLDCSTTGDTPHCLGDGKPEDGCVLLNGIEDGEEQKVLPSLFTKQKPPIIAKKPKFSFVPPPSPQPVQAEDKVVHASQPQVKEEELGEDEESLESSEPQEESSDTSTDIQSESHISAVQNASLDQEPCQNGETPDDNDDEDETSSSAGSISSKEEDAGDVFESNTAESSLNGTPEGSMVTPTPTRTRTTEDLFAAIHRSKRKVLGRRESEEDKSRSGSHSQSPPLTPTNAASPGPVSPSPRQAGSIQRHLRKSSTSSDTFKALLLKKGSRSETSFRMSAAEMLRSTDPRCQRPRSEGVSDPPGSAASPSSPPTVSSPCASPSRSKRAADEWNRYDALALSSPTSTAFPACGSKYGRSRTPPSAASSKYNARCRILSSPMTVICERDGEMAESEYGDTAESLKDSNGTLADDR; translated from the exons CGGTGTCCAACCTAGATGAGGAGAGCAAGTGGACGGTTCACTACACAGCTCCATGGCACCAGCAGGAGAACGTCTTCTTACCAGGCTCCAGGCCACCTTGTGTGGAAGACCTCCACCGGCAGGCCAAAGTCAACCTGAAGAGCGCCCTACGAG AATGTGACAAGCTGAGGAAAGATGGTTTCCGCAGCTCCCAGTACTACTCGCAGGGACCCACCTTCTCCGACCCGCTACAGTCCAACAGCAGCCTGCAGGATGAGGAGGACGAGGATGATAAAAAG TCCATAGCCTCATCACCGGACGATGATCAGTCTCAGCTCTCCATGAGGTCCCAGACGCCGCTGGCAGAGAGCGAAAAGGGAGACAGTCCCGAGGTGGACGGACAGGGCGTGGTGTGGGCCAAACCGGCGCCCCTCCCGACCCCGGAGGAGAGAATGAGGCAGACGGCGCAATCTGTGCCCACTGACATAGTCGCCATCAACGTCACAG GCGCAGTGTTTGACCGGCAGGCGAGCATCCGGCGCTCCCTCATTAACACTGACACCGTGTCCCGCCGGCCCAAGAAGGTCAAACGCAGAAAGACAATATCAGGGCTGCCTGACAACCTCAACCTGGAGCTAG cAAAAGGACGTGGTGGAGAACTACGCCCCCATTCCATGTTCATCCCAGGACAGTACTCCACTTTGGGCCGGGTCGGGAGCGTCAACTCCACCCTCCGACGTTCCCAAACCCGAGATTCAAGCTGCCAGACAGAGGAAGCGAAAGTTGTACCACCGTCCATGAGGAGAATTCGGGCTCAGCGAGGACAGGGTATCGCTGCCCAGTTGGCTGGCATTTCTGCTTCCTCCTCAACAGGAAGTATATCCATCTCCAGCAGCGACAGCTCTGGGATCTTGATGCTGTCACATCAGCATAACGGAGACCCGTCCCGATTTCACAGTCTGCCCCGTCAGGGCGCTCGGGTGTCACTCAGCGCCGATCCTATCTATAGTAGCACTCCCATCAAGTCCGAAGAACAGAACACTCTCCAGAGGCAGATTGGAAAGCTTCAGGCTGACGATACAGTTGTGCATATGAGGAACGTCCCAAGGACGGGGACCCTACCCAGACCCAAGTCGCAGGAGGTGAGGCGGACGCGGTCCAGCGACTGGGGTGGCGGTCAGGCCTGTGTGGTTTCGCCGCATGCCGCCTATTCCACCTCATTCATCCCCAATGCCACCCTGCCCAGCTCATCCGAGGTCATCACCGTCAACACTGGACAGCATTCCCACTCGCCATCCTCGGCTTACCCGACAGCTCGACGTCTTGGTCTAGCCTCCTCCACTGATTCCCTGACCTCCAGTCCGGCCGGCTTCACCCACAGTGCCACCTGTCCAGCCCTGGCCACTTCCACTCCTGTTCACACGTCATTGGAAGGGAGTCGGGGTGCAGCGGCACCCGCCAAGGAGTCTGGGCTATCGGACAACAGCCTGCACAGTCACAGCACCTTGGCACCCACGCCGCCCTCGTGTCAGACAGACGAGCAGTGGATCTACGACGCCCCGGAAAATGTGGTAGCTCCCCACCACACTCTGACCTCTAGCTCCTCCACGCCCATCAACCAGCTGTACAACAGCCTGGAGGTGTCGTCCAGGACAACTACTGACTCCAGCTCACTCTATTCCCAGGACAATGACGGATATTACACCTCCATGCACCTGGATTCAGGCCTGCGCTCACGCAGCCACGGTAGCGGACACGCGGCGGGCGCTGGACGGGCCACCAGACACAGCATGTACGAGTGCCGCGAGATGTCCAATCAGGACGAGTACGGAAGCTTTTATAGCGATCGCTCCCTAGCCCGCAGCATCTCCCTTCGCAAGTCCAAGAAACCCCCGCTGCCTCCGGCTCGCACAGACTCCCTGAAGCGAAGACCTGGACCCAAAAAGCCTCTTGGTGGTGTGAGCGCCATTAGTGGTAACGGCGAGCCCAACAATGCCATGCTGAATGAGACTCTGATTGCCACATTGCAGCAGAGTCTCCAGATGGGGCTGAGACCTGGGAAAGGGAAAGGCGCGTCGCCGTCCTCGCCGTCACACAGCCCCAGCAGTGACTACGATGACCCTTGGGTGCTTCGTCCACGGAGTCAGAGTAGCATCAGCGCAGGGAGCTCCGCGACATCGCTAGCAACTAGTGCAAACGGAATGGGCGTGTCCAATGCCTACTCGCTGTGCCACGTGACCCCCGCTCACAGTGACACCAGCAGCTTGCGTTCCGACTACGCTGATTCTTGGGGCTACTACATGGAATACCCTCGTAACCACGGGGACCAGAGTGCGCAGACACCTGTAGCTCATACAGATAACATGGCAACCAGGCCTCCACCAGGAGAAGTGCGGAACGGAACTGAGATTGATGGGACCCACCAGGAACAAGACGCTCCAGGGCAGCAAGAAAGAGTGGAGGTGAAGCCCAAAACATCTCCAGAACGAGTGCACAGACTCACGTCCCCCTCCAGCGGCTACTCCAGCCAGTCCAACACCCCCACAGCTGGAACACCGGTGCCATCTGGCATCCGGTCCATGTCTCCCTCAGGCAGTCGACCCAAGCCCAAAGTTCCTGAGAGGAAATCATCTCTCATCTCCTCCATATCTATGTCCTCTTCCTCCACCTCTCTTTCCTCCAACACCTCAGACTCTCTCAAAAGCTGTGGGCATCCCGCGCCACCACCTGTGCCCGTGACCTCGTCGTCAGCTCCAAACACCCCCCTTAGCCCACCGCCGCCATTCCCTCCTCCTCTGCCACCAAACATGAATGTACGCTCCCCCgcttctcctcctcccccaGCATCCACACTGCTGCACACGCCACAGGCTCAAACCCAGACCCCGCCACTCGGTTGCGCCATTTCACCGGATTTCCCACCTCCTCCATCCCCTGAAACTCTAATTCACCCCAGTGTGTCGCTCAATGGGAGCCTTAGTCCTCCACCCCCGCCACCAGCCCCTATGTCTCTCACGGGAcccccaccacctcctccactgCCTGCTGTTGTCTCCTTCTCTTCCACCCCTTCCGCTGTCAAGAAAGCGCCAAAAGCTACCGTTCCAAACAGTCCCACAAAGTCTCCCATGCCCCTCATCACGCCTTTCGCTCTACAGAGTGTTCAGCTACGATCAGTCCGGCGCCTGGAGGAGGCTGACATCGACCAGGAGCGGTCCAAAGCTCAGGAGGAAGGGATAGACAACCCGGACAAGTCTCATTCCCTGGTGCTGATGAACTCATGTGATCTTAGTCCCTCGCCTGTGTCCAACCTTATGGAGAAGTTGTCCTTAGACTGTAGCACCACGGGTGACACCCCCCATTGTCTGGGCGATGGAAAACCTGAAGATGGCTGTGTTCTTTTAAACGGAATAGAAGACGGCGAAGAACAGAAAGTATTGCCGAGTCTCTTTACCAAACAGAAGCCTCCGATCATCGCCAAGAAACCCAAATTCTCTTTTGTCCCGCCGCCAAGCCCTCAGCCGGTCCAAGCTGAAGACAAAGTCGTCCATGCATCCCAACCACAAGTTAAAGAAGAGGAGCTTGGGGAGGATGAAGAAAGTTTAGAGAGCTCCGAGCCACAAGAAGAGAGCAGCGACACGTCCACAGACATCCAGTCTGAGTCTCATATCTCTGCGGTCCAGAACGCCAGCCTGGACCAAGAACCCTGCCAGAACGGGGAGACCCCTGACGACAACGACGACGAGGATGAGACGAGTAGCTCAGCAGGGTCCATCAGCTCCAAGGAGGAGGATGCAG GTGACGTGTTTGAATCCAACACGGCCGAGTCATCTCTCAACGGGACTCCGGAGGGGAGCATGGTGACCCCGACTCCCACACGGACTCGGACTACAGAGGACCTCTTTGCCGCCATTCACAG GTCCAAGCGCAAGGTTCTTGGTCGCAGGGAGTCTGAGGAGGACAAGTCCCGATCGGGGAGTCACTCTCAGTCCCCACCCTTGACGCCCACCAACGCGGCGTCCCCGGGTCCGGTGTCGCCGTCGCCGCGCCAGGCGGGCTCCATCCAGCGGCACCTTCGCAAGTCATCCACCAGCAGCGACACGTTCAAAGCGCTCCTCCTGAAGAAGGGCAGCCGCTCAGAGACCAGCTTCAGGATGTCCGCCGCCGAGATGCTGCGCTCCACGGACCCCCGTTGCCAGCGCCCGCGATCCGAGGGCGTGTCGGACCCTCCCGGGTCTGCCGCTTCCCCATCCTCGCCGCCCACTGTCTCCAGCCCCTGCGCTTCCCCCAGCCGCAGTAAGAGGGCGGCAGACGAGTGGAACCGCTATGATGCCCTGGCTCTGTCTTCGCCAACGTCCACCGCCTTCCCCGCGTGCGGCAGCAAGTACGGACGCTCGCGCACACCGCCCTCGGCCGCCAGCAGCAAGTATAACGCCCGCTGTCGGATCCTCAGCAGCCCCATGACGGTCATCTGCGAGCGAGATGGTGAGATGGCTGAGAGCGAGTACGGGGACACAGCGGAGAGCCTCAAAGACTCAAACGGCACTTTAGCAGACGATAGATAA